ACCCCGACCTGCGCGAGCACGAGCGACCAGACCGCCGATCCCAGGAATGTGTAGAGCGAGAACCGCCAGAAGGGAACGCGCGCCGCGCCCGCGGGGAAGGAGATGAAGGTCCGCACGATGGGAAGAAGCCGGGTCCAGAAGGCGACCTGAAGCCCGTGTCGCTTCAGCCAGCCGTCCGCTCGGTCGTACTCCTCCACCCGGATCAGGCGCCAGCGCGCGAGGCGCTCGGCGAGAGGGCGGCCGCCCTTCACCCCGAGCCAGTACGAGACCCACGATCCGAGCACGTTTCCAAAGGCGCCCGCGAGCACGACGCCCCAGAGCGTGAACCGCCCCGTGGTCACCAGGTAGCCCGAGAACGGCATGATGATCTCGCTGGGGAGGGGAATGCAGGCGCTCTCGATGGCCATGCAGAGCACGATCCCGCCGTATCCGAGCGTCGAGATCACGGCGAGGATGAAGGCGGCGAGCGGGGCGACGATCCGATCCAGCAAATGCACGCGCGAACCCTACGCGACGCGCTTCGCGGCAGACAAGCGGAAAGACTTCCGCCTTGAGGGGTTCCGCGTGCGCGTGATAGCGTCGAGGCGGATGACATCCTCTTCGGTTCGACGGTCGCGCCCGCTCCGGCACGCGCTCCTTGCGGGGTGCCTCCTCGCCGCCACAGCCCCGGCCGCCGACGCCCTGCCCGAGGTCGTCGCGACGAGGGGTCTTCCGTCCTCGATCTCGTCC
This portion of the Candidatus Eisenbacteria bacterium genome encodes:
- a CDS encoding DedA family protein, with amino-acid sequence MLDRIVAPLAAFILAVISTLGYGGIVLCMAIESACIPLPSEIIMPFSGYLVTTGRFTLWGVVLAGAFGNVLGSWVSYWLGVKGGRPLAERLARWRLIRVEEYDRADGWLKRHGLQVAFWTRLLPIVRTFISFPAGAARVPFWRFSLYTFLGSAVWSLVLAQVGVMFREHWERIREYWRGFDLAVVAALGLLFLLWLRSHFRSSHDPAPPDSSGPRR